A genome region from Fibrobacter sp. includes the following:
- the glgC gene encoding glucose-1-phosphate adenylyltransferase: protein MNWSYSREHQKNILCMIMAGGQGSRLQPLTRDRAKPAVHFGGTYRIIDFVLNNFINSGIFKIKVLTQFKSDSLNKHISAAWNLNASLDQYVDLVPAQMRTGDDWYRGTADAIFQNINLITDERPDLVAIFGGDHIYKMDINQMIDFHLSRAALLTIAAIPVPVSEASEFGIIEVDADNRMIGFEEKPKNPKEMPGNPGYCLASMGNYIFTSKFLVRELMKGAASGATDFGKHIIPSLYKDYPVYVYDFNTNIVRGEQASTKGYWRDVGTLDAFFEANMDLCSENPPFDLYNNYWPIRTYNWNQPPARFFAGEGNAHQGAAIDSIVSSGCIIGGGTVVKSILSPGVTIQKDALVEEAILFPNVTIGPGAKVRRAIIEKGLHIPAGFQIGYDLERDKKLFHVTDSGIVVLAKDTVIKA from the coding sequence ATGAACTGGTCCTACTCTAGAGAGCATCAAAAAAACATCCTTTGCATGATCATGGCCGGCGGTCAAGGTAGCCGTCTTCAACCCCTCACCCGGGACCGGGCAAAACCCGCCGTCCACTTCGGGGGAACTTACCGTATCATCGACTTCGTGCTGAACAACTTCATCAACTCCGGCATTTTCAAGATCAAGGTGCTGACCCAGTTCAAGAGCGATTCCCTGAACAAGCACATTTCCGCCGCCTGGAACCTGAACGCGAGCCTAGACCAGTATGTGGACCTGGTGCCCGCCCAGATGCGTACCGGCGACGACTGGTACCGTGGCACCGCCGATGCCATTTTCCAGAACATCAACCTGATTACCGACGAGCGCCCCGACCTGGTGGCCATCTTCGGAGGCGACCACATCTACAAGATGGACATCAACCAGATGATCGATTTCCACCTGAGTCGCGCCGCCCTTTTGACCATTGCAGCTATCCCGGTGCCCGTGTCCGAAGCTTCTGAATTCGGCATCATCGAGGTGGATGCGGACAACCGAATGATCGGTTTCGAGGAAAAGCCCAAGAACCCGAAAGAAATGCCCGGCAACCCCGGCTACTGCCTCGCCAGCATGGGCAACTACATCTTTACCAGCAAGTTCCTGGTCCGGGAACTCATGAAGGGTGCCGCGAGCGGCGCCACCGACTTCGGCAAGCACATTATCCCGAGCCTCTACAAGGACTACCCCGTCTACGTGTACGATTTCAACACCAACATCGTCCGTGGCGAACAGGCCTCTACCAAGGGCTACTGGCGCGACGTGGGAACCCTTGACGCCTTCTTCGAGGCCAACATGGACCTGTGCTCCGAAAACCCACCCTTCGACCTATACAACAACTACTGGCCTATCCGCACCTACAACTGGAACCAGCCTCCCGCAAGGTTCTTTGCCGGCGAAGGCAACGCCCACCAGGGGGCGGCCATCGATTCCATCGTGTCTTCGGGCTGTATCATCGGCGGCGGCACCGTGGTCAAGAGCATTCTCAGTCCAGGAGTCACCATCCAGAAAGATGCCCTGGTAGAGGAGGCTATCCTATTCCCGAACGTGACCATCGGCCCGGGCGCTAAGGTGCGCCGTGCCATCATCGAGAAGGGCCTGCATATTCCAGCCGGATTCCAGATCGGCTATGACCTGGAACGAGACAAAAAGTTGTTCCACGTGACCGACTCCGGCATCGTGGTTCTTGCCAAGGATACGGTGATTAAAGCTTAA
- the hrpA gene encoding ATP-dependent RNA helicase HrpA has product MITSNLKITYPDLPVVDHREEFFELLEKHQVVIVKADTGSGKSTQLPKFLLEWYFSKGEARTHTSEREARPHKLFKIGVTEPRRLAAISIADRLREELKDETLVSTKIRFWEQGQSDAPIKVMTDGILLQEFRRDRLFRQYSAIVIDEAHERSLNIDILLGIFKTVLQARPEFKLIVASATLDARLFEEFYDNSCVLEAEGRTFPVDVEYYFGGGNGDPRLRGDDNTGRDTSGKGDSGLLDEARDAILDLESRHRDHLLCFLPTERDIQDLAGELAHELDSATFDILPLYGRMSPDEQRRIFKHTEKTRVVLATNIAETSLTIPGIAYVVDTGTARISRYNAQSRIQGLPVEDISKASARQRTGRAGRVKPGVCIRLYSPEDFEKRDEFTEPEIRRSNLANVVLQLRSLGLELENFPFLQPPPNSAFRGAYKTLFELGALTADNASGQVTKLGREMTRLPMDVALSAVLLRARDAGVLQPALIVCSALSIQDPRVVPSEEPERTRIRQLHRRFAGHKSDFLTFICMWNAFCAEWDGKTWNKLRKFCDKNSLHFLRCREWIDLYEQFGRILDVKFENRVCPLDSFHRDNLHIALLSGFLGGIALRDLENGCYRLVSGRETHVFPGSDLYGKSVEWLFSAEVRETSRIFLNKAAEIKPEWIMQVAEPFCTRRWYAPTWNQERGFVEAVEEVSFRGLVISRGHRVDYARVNPDECAEIFWREAVVLGQMARPFAFMTHNERVVEDLHALEARKRQFGLAPSEDALVDYYTRIAHEVNSIKTLKDYIREHTDQFLKFDAKYWLEQNDSGFSGVIANPEGVKQSLSDFWGKGGKNVIPGRACPGLDPGTRNLDGGSRSAMTDGKSRADLVPTLGGSLERFRIEGLDGSSRMVSGELVFDATRDCDGITLDLPCDMLPQVTPASLALSIHQWREWMAQSVIRELPKNAKKQLENRRTFIDDGFCDKLKANPHKAPLLLLYEVFSDMKQLDCDVPTVTPEKENHLRLHVRVAQHSFDINPEWGSFRLFAAVRPVVESSGIDFSLDGMRFGWRLGESALMTPQESAFWQSFRKRVDKFSSKNEKITLLVSRLEMGSFFEPRASNLEPLSNWLVKSLVADHLDPARCVLFTGLEYSRGKKLHDFKNLAANTRSEDEETRMALARATYESALLGAEPFVKLWDILREFSVAMRQGGDHARDALAALKAKHKSIGKILALYSLNSVERTLFERISALSQALVDEFKFEGDNCLALGALNDPLNLSVRELREMFRPFLKARYIKDHELKKVREILSKMERMQPDDAEYPTLYLQARAMLEDFEILKFKRKGDDSEEVIEDDALAKLKKSFGRLK; this is encoded by the coding sequence ATGATTACATCAAACCTGAAAATCACCTACCCCGACCTCCCCGTCGTTGATCATCGGGAAGAGTTTTTCGAATTGCTCGAAAAGCACCAGGTGGTGATTGTCAAGGCGGACACCGGTTCCGGAAAATCCACGCAGCTACCGAAGTTCTTGCTGGAATGGTATTTCTCAAAGGGCGAAGCCCGTACTCATACCTCAGAGCGCGAAGCGCGACCTCACAAACTCTTTAAAATCGGTGTCACAGAACCTCGCCGGCTGGCGGCGATTTCCATTGCGGACCGCCTGCGCGAAGAACTCAAGGACGAAACGCTCGTTTCTACGAAGATCCGCTTCTGGGAACAGGGCCAGAGTGATGCCCCCATCAAGGTGATGACCGACGGCATCCTGTTGCAAGAATTCCGCCGCGATAGGCTTTTTAGGCAATATTCGGCCATCGTGATAGACGAAGCCCATGAACGTTCGTTGAACATCGACATCCTTCTTGGCATTTTCAAGACGGTTCTGCAGGCCCGCCCCGAATTCAAGCTGATTGTGGCCTCCGCGACGCTGGATGCCAGGCTCTTCGAGGAATTTTACGACAACAGCTGCGTGCTGGAAGCCGAGGGCCGCACATTCCCTGTGGACGTAGAATACTATTTCGGTGGAGGGAATGGAGATCCCCGCCTTCGCGGGGATGACAATACGGGGCGCGACACTAGCGGCAAGGGCGATTCGGGCTTGCTTGACGAGGCACGGGATGCGATTCTGGACTTGGAAAGCCGTCACCGCGACCACCTGCTCTGTTTTTTACCGACGGAACGTGACATCCAGGATTTGGCGGGGGAACTTGCCCACGAACTGGATTCTGCGACGTTCGATATTCTCCCGCTGTACGGGCGCATGAGCCCTGATGAACAGCGTCGCATTTTCAAGCATACGGAAAAGACCCGCGTGGTGCTCGCGACGAACATCGCGGAAACTTCGCTCACGATTCCTGGAATCGCCTACGTGGTGGATACTGGTACGGCCCGCATTTCGCGGTACAACGCGCAGTCGCGCATCCAGGGCTTGCCCGTCGAGGACATCTCGAAGGCCAGTGCCCGGCAGCGCACAGGGCGTGCGGGGCGCGTAAAGCCGGGTGTCTGCATCCGCCTCTATTCTCCCGAGGATTTCGAGAAGCGCGACGAGTTTACGGAGCCGGAAATCCGGCGGAGTAATCTCGCCAACGTTGTCCTACAGTTGCGCAGTCTCGGGCTGGAGCTGGAAAATTTTCCGTTCCTGCAACCGCCACCGAATTCGGCTTTCCGAGGGGCGTACAAGACCTTGTTTGAACTGGGAGCGCTTACTGCCGATAACGCCAGCGGGCAAGTGACCAAGCTCGGCCGCGAGATGACGCGCCTCCCCATGGACGTGGCGCTCTCGGCGGTGCTCCTGCGGGCGCGGGATGCCGGCGTATTGCAGCCCGCGCTGATTGTCTGTTCGGCGCTCTCCATCCAGGACCCCCGTGTAGTGCCCAGCGAGGAGCCGGAACGCACCCGCATCCGCCAGCTGCATCGCAGGTTTGCTGGCCACAAGAGCGATTTCCTCACGTTTATATGCATGTGGAATGCCTTCTGTGCCGAATGGGATGGTAAGACCTGGAATAAACTGCGCAAGTTCTGCGACAAGAACAGCTTGCACTTTTTGCGGTGCCGCGAGTGGATTGATTTGTACGAGCAGTTCGGGCGCATCCTCGACGTGAAATTCGAGAATCGCGTATGCCCGCTGGACAGTTTCCATCGGGACAACCTGCACATCGCGCTTCTTTCGGGATTCCTGGGCGGCATTGCCCTGCGCGACTTGGAAAACGGTTGTTACCGCCTGGTGAGCGGGCGCGAGACGCACGTGTTCCCGGGCAGTGACCTTTACGGCAAGAGCGTGGAATGGCTTTTTAGCGCCGAGGTGCGTGAGACGAGCCGCATCTTCCTCAACAAGGCTGCCGAAATCAAGCCCGAATGGATTATGCAGGTGGCGGAACCTTTCTGCACGCGCCGCTGGTATGCGCCCACATGGAACCAGGAACGGGGTTTCGTGGAAGCGGTGGAGGAGGTGAGTTTTCGCGGGCTTGTGATTAGCCGCGGTCACCGCGTGGATTACGCCCGCGTGAACCCCGACGAATGTGCCGAGATTTTCTGGCGGGAGGCCGTTGTGCTTGGCCAGATGGCGCGCCCGTTCGCCTTCATGACGCACAACGAGCGCGTCGTTGAGGACTTGCATGCGCTGGAGGCCCGCAAACGCCAATTCGGGCTTGCCCCGAGCGAAGACGCCCTGGTGGATTACTACACGCGCATCGCGCATGAAGTCAATTCCATCAAGACATTGAAGGACTACATCCGCGAACACACCGACCAGTTCCTGAAATTCGATGCGAAGTATTGGCTGGAGCAGAACGATAGCGGATTTAGTGGTGTCATTGCGAACCCCGAAGGGGTGAAGCAATCTCTAAGCGACTTTTGGGGCAAGGGTGGAAAGAACGTCATTCCGGGTAGAGCCTGCCCCGGACTCGATCCGGGGACACGGAATCTAGATGGCGGATCACGGTCCGCCATGACGGATGGTAAGAGCCGCGCCGACCTCGTACCCACACTCGGCGGTTCTCTCGAACGTTTCCGCATTGAGGGCCTGGACGGTTCTAGCCGCATGGTGTCGGGCGAACTGGTGTTCGATGCGACTCGTGACTGTGACGGCATTACGCTGGACTTGCCTTGCGACATGCTCCCGCAGGTGACGCCTGCGTCTCTTGCGCTTTCAATCCATCAATGGCGGGAATGGATGGCTCAGTCCGTCATCCGTGAATTGCCCAAGAATGCGAAAAAGCAGCTGGAAAATCGCCGCACCTTTATTGATGACGGCTTCTGCGACAAATTGAAGGCGAACCCGCACAAGGCTCCGCTTTTGCTCCTGTACGAAGTCTTCTCCGATATGAAACAGCTGGATTGCGATGTTCCGACGGTTACTCCTGAAAAGGAGAATCACCTGCGCTTGCATGTAAGGGTGGCTCAACATTCCTTCGATATCAATCCGGAGTGGGGGAGTTTCCGGCTTTTTGCGGCGGTGCGCCCTGTGGTAGAATCCAGCGGAATCGATTTTTCTTTGGACGGTATGCGTTTTGGCTGGCGACTCGGGGAATCCGCGCTCATGACCCCGCAGGAATCCGCCTTCTGGCAGTCCTTCCGCAAGCGGGTGGATAAATTTTCTTCCAAAAACGAAAAAATTACATTGCTTGTTTCGCGATTGGAGATGGGTTCATTTTTCGAACCTCGCGCCTCGAACCTCGAGCCTCTTTCGAACTGGCTCGTCAAATCCCTCGTCGCCGACCATCTGGACCCAGCCCGTTGCGTTCTTTTTACAGGTCTTGAATATTCCCGCGGCAAGAAACTTCACGATTTCAAGAATTTGGCAGCCAACACCCGGAGCGAAGACGAAGAGACCCGCATGGCACTTGCCCGCGCCACCTACGAGTCCGCCTTGCTTGGGGCAGAACCCTTCGTGAAACTCTGGGACATTTTGCGGGAATTCTCGGTAGCTATGCGTCAAGGGGGCGACCATGCCCGCGATGCGCTGGCCGCGTTAAAGGCAAAACACAAGTCTATCGGAAAAATTCTGGCCCTCTATTCCCTAAATTCTGTAGAAAGGACGCTTTTCGAAAGGATTTCCGCCCTTTCACAGGCGCTCGTCGATGAGTTCAAATTTGAGGGTGATAACTGCCTTGCCCTTGGGGCGCTCAATGACCCCCTCAACCTCTCTGTTCGGGAACTTCGCGAAATGTTCCGACCTTTCCTCAAGGCCCGCTATATCAAGGATCACGAACTCAAGAAAGTCCGTGAAATCCTTTCCAAGATGGAACGGATGCAACCGGACGATGCCGAATATCCCACGCTATACCTGCAGGCACGAGCCATGCTCGAGGACTTCGAAATACTTAAGTTCAAGCGCAAGGGAGACGACTCCGAAGAGGTTATCGAAGATGACGCCCTCGCTAAGCTGAAAAAGAGCTTTGGTCGCCTGAAATAG
- a CDS encoding glutamine synthetase III: MSNEYRLKAIKEIASEAAGANMPAAPASLDFYGEDVFNAEAMRAYLPKDICKKLFATIDEGAPLDASIANEVAHAMKKWAIDRGATHFTHWFQPLTGSTAEKHDSFLEPENGKAIMAFSGKNLIVGEPDASSFPSGGLRSTFEARGYTAWDPTSPAFIKRHGNGATLCIPTAFCSYTGEALDKKTPLLRSIQALQKSADRLMGMFGVAQQKVTVTLGAEQEYFLIDKRFYLQRPDLYQAGRTLFGAAPAKHQQMEDHYFGSIPARILNFMNDVEKELWKLGIPAKTRHNEVAPAQFELAPMFEEVNLACDHNMQIMEVLRQVADRHGLVCLLHEKPFAGINGSGKHNNWSVNYGKTNLLNPGKDPHQNAIFLTTLCAVIYAVDTHADLLRMAVSGAGNDHRLGANEAPPAIISMYLGDQLADVIDQLEKGDPKSSKQAGALKLGSDTLPPLPRDATDRNRTSPFAFTGNKFEFRAPGSSQSCSEPNVILNTIVAEAFDIIADKLEKVPADKFHEELQSLLQKIVKEHKRVIFNGNGYTDEWVEEAAKRGLPNTRTTMEALQALNKAENIALFEKYGVFNKRELESRYEVNLEEYHKKIHIEGKISDDIAKNVILPQVLCAYSTALKTNAMAKEQGFAAVDSYAQELGEGYKALASAIERMEKALGEKHENILEAMADLRVQVDKLEKVIPDEKWPLPKYREMLFIY; this comes from the coding sequence ATGAGCAACGAATACAGGCTGAAAGCCATCAAGGAAATCGCAAGCGAAGCCGCGGGCGCAAACATGCCCGCCGCACCCGCAAGTCTCGACTTTTACGGCGAGGACGTCTTTAACGCGGAGGCCATGCGCGCCTATCTGCCCAAGGATATCTGCAAGAAACTGTTCGCCACCATCGACGAGGGCGCACCCCTTGACGCGAGCATCGCAAACGAAGTCGCACATGCCATGAAGAAGTGGGCCATCGACCGGGGTGCCACCCACTTCACGCACTGGTTCCAGCCGCTCACCGGTTCTACCGCCGAAAAGCACGACTCCTTCCTGGAACCCGAAAACGGCAAGGCCATCATGGCCTTCAGCGGCAAGAACCTGATCGTGGGAGAACCGGACGCGTCCTCTTTCCCGAGCGGCGGCCTGCGTTCCACCTTCGAAGCCCGTGGCTACACCGCCTGGGACCCCACCTCCCCCGCATTCATCAAACGTCACGGTAACGGCGCCACGCTCTGCATTCCGACTGCATTCTGTAGCTACACCGGCGAAGCCTTGGACAAGAAGACTCCGCTGCTCCGCTCCATTCAGGCCCTGCAGAAGTCCGCCGACCGCCTCATGGGCATGTTCGGCGTTGCCCAGCAGAAGGTCACCGTCACCCTCGGAGCCGAACAGGAATACTTCCTCATCGACAAGCGTTTCTACCTGCAGCGCCCGGACCTCTACCAGGCCGGCCGTACGCTGTTCGGTGCAGCTCCGGCAAAGCACCAGCAGATGGAAGACCATTACTTTGGTAGCATTCCCGCCCGCATCTTGAACTTCATGAATGATGTGGAAAAGGAACTCTGGAAACTTGGCATTCCAGCAAAGACCCGCCACAACGAAGTCGCCCCCGCACAGTTCGAACTTGCCCCGATGTTCGAGGAAGTGAACCTCGCCTGCGACCACAACATGCAGATTATGGAAGTGCTCCGCCAGGTCGCCGACCGTCATGGCCTCGTGTGCCTGCTGCACGAAAAGCCGTTTGCTGGCATCAACGGTTCCGGCAAGCATAACAACTGGTCGGTGAACTACGGCAAGACGAACCTCTTGAACCCGGGCAAGGACCCGCACCAGAACGCCATCTTCCTCACTACGCTCTGCGCGGTGATTTACGCCGTCGATACTCACGCCGACTTGCTCCGCATGGCAGTTTCGGGCGCAGGCAACGACCACCGTCTCGGTGCCAACGAAGCGCCTCCGGCAATCATCTCCATGTACCTGGGCGACCAGCTTGCCGACGTAATCGACCAGCTCGAAAAGGGTGACCCGAAGTCCAGCAAGCAGGCAGGCGCCCTGAAGCTCGGGAGCGACACGCTGCCGCCTCTCCCCCGCGACGCGACCGACCGTAACCGTACATCGCCCTTCGCCTTCACCGGCAACAAGTTCGAATTCCGCGCTCCGGGCTCCAGCCAGAGCTGCTCCGAACCCAACGTCATCTTGAACACGATTGTTGCCGAAGCATTCGACATCATCGCCGACAAGCTCGAAAAGGTTCCGGCCGACAAGTTCCACGAAGAACTGCAGTCCTTGCTGCAGAAGATCGTGAAGGAACACAAGCGCGTTATCTTCAACGGTAACGGCTACACCGACGAATGGGTGGAAGAAGCGGCCAAGCGCGGCCTCCCCAACACCCGCACCACCATGGAAGCGCTGCAGGCCCTGAACAAAGCCGAAAACATCGCCCTCTTCGAAAAGTACGGCGTGTTCAACAAGCGCGAACTGGAATCCCGTTACGAAGTGAACCTGGAAGAATACCACAAGAAGATCCACATCGAAGGCAAGATTTCCGACGACATCGCGAAGAACGTTATCTTGCCGCAGGTGCTCTGCGCCTACAGTACGGCCCTCAAGACCAACGCCATGGCCAAGGAACAGGGATTTGCCGCGGTGGATTCCTACGCTCAGGAACTGGGAGAAGGCTACAAGGCCCTCGCCTCTGCAATCGAGCGCATGGAAAAGGCCCTGGGCGAAAAGCACGAGAACATCCTCGAAGCGATGGCGGATCTCCGCGTGCAGGTGGACAAGCTCGAAAAGGTTATCCCCGACGAGAAGTGGCCCCTGCCCAAGTATCGCGAGATGTTGTTTATATACTAA